ATAAGCATCCAACACTACACAAGCTAGGAGCTACGCGtacgccgccgccatggcacaGGCTGCCGGTGGCACTGAGGCGCCGCTCCTGCTCTCCTCGGCGGcagggacgccgccgccgccgccagccggtGCACCGCGACGCAACTGGTTCGCCTTCGTCTGCGCCACGCTCGCCTCCATGACGACCATGCTACATGGCTACAGTACGTAAGTTTGCCCAAGTGACTTACCGTCCATGGAGAGAGAAGCTTCCGAACCGTGCGTGCTTGTTGCAGACCTGACGCTGATGAGCGGCGCGGAGCTGTTCATGCGGGAGGACGTGGGGCTCACCGACGACGAGGTCGAGGTGCTGTCGGGGTCCATGAACGTCTTCATGCTCGCGTCCATCCTCGCCGCCGGGTGGGTGGCCGACCACCTGGGCCGCCGCCGCACCCTCGTGCTCGCCAACGCCTTCCTCATGGCCGGCGCGCTCGCCATGTCGCTGGGAGACAGCTTCGCCGCGCTCATGGCGGCGCGCTTCGTCACCAGCGTCGGCTCCGGGTTCGCCCGCGTCATCGCCCCCGTGTACAACGCCGAGATCTCGCCGGCGTCCACGCGTGGCGTCCTCTCATCCATGCTTGACGTACGTTAGCCTTTTGGATACATTGCGTGGCGTCCTCTCATCCAAACGCTGGCTGATTCCGAATCAAGGTGTATAGTGATTTCACACGTGCAGATATTTATCAACGTCGGCATCCTGCTCAGCTACGTGTCCAACTACGCGTTCGCCGGCCTGCCGGTGCACCTCGGGTGGCGCGTCATGTACGGGATCGGCGTGATCCCGCCCGTGTTCATCGCCGCCGGGGTGCTGTTCATGCCGGAGTCGCCGCGGTGGCTCGCGATGTGGGGCCGCCACGGCGACGCGCGCGCGGTGCTCCTGTGCACATCGGACACCCCAGGCGACGCCGACCTCCGGCTCGAAGAGATCAAGCGAGCCGTCACTGACGCCGAGGCGTCGCCGTCCGCTGCTGCAGGCCACGGCGGCGTCTGGAAGGAGCTTTTCTTGCGGCCGTCGACGAGCGTGCGGCGGATCCTCGCGTGCGTCCTCGGGCTGCAGTTCTTCGTGCAGGCGTCCGGCGTCGAC
This sequence is a window from Miscanthus floridulus cultivar M001 chromosome 10, ASM1932011v1, whole genome shotgun sequence. Protein-coding genes within it:
- the LOC136485523 gene encoding polyol transporter 5-like encodes the protein MAQAAGGTEAPLLLSSAAGTPPPPPAGAPRRNWFAFVCATLASMTTMLHGYNLTLMSGAELFMREDVGLTDDEVEVLSGSMNVFMLASILAAGWVADHLGRRRTLVLANAFLMAGALAMSLGDSFAALMAARFVTSVGSGFARVIAPVYNAEISPASTRGVLSSMLDIFINVGILLSYVSNYAFAGLPVHLGWRVMYGIGVIPPVFIAAGVLFMPESPRWLAMWGRHGDARAVLLCTSDTPGDADLRLEEIKRAVTDAEASPSAAAGHGGVWKELFLRPSTSVRRILACVLGLQFFVQASGVDAILLYSPLVFKAVGMASNSGILGATVAIGAVKTCFILVGMLFTDRLGRRPLLLASTAGVAATATALAVTLYVGTSTTSSSSPATAAACLASVLAVVATYSVGYGSVVSAYTAEVLPLRLRAQGSSLGVAVNRLTCGVVSMTFISLADGITMPGCFFLYAAVTAAAFVFVYTRLPETKGRRLEDMEVLFHK